The Streptomyces sp. HUAS CB01 genome has a segment encoding these proteins:
- a CDS encoding OsmC family protein, whose translation MGRVVLDTLRAPYDDREVWASLTPEEARRLAGLLLSEAEAVESRTRTSEPHVAVVPLSGDAFQATVRGHALRVDQPLDDGGQDTGPTPVEIFVASLATCVAHYAGRFLDRHGLDRGALRVTAVHTMAADRPARVAALTVDVEVPELPPARARALEAVASRCTVKNTLEHPPAITVRLNGDGRAPRPVPSSAAGGDRPRR comes from the coding sequence ATGGGACGCGTGGTCCTGGACACCCTCCGTGCACCGTACGACGACCGCGAGGTATGGGCGTCCCTGACTCCGGAGGAAGCCAGGCGGCTCGCCGGACTCCTCCTCTCGGAGGCGGAGGCGGTCGAGAGCCGCACGCGCACCTCCGAACCGCATGTCGCCGTCGTGCCGCTGAGCGGTGACGCCTTCCAAGCGACGGTGCGAGGTCACGCACTGAGGGTCGATCAGCCGCTCGATGACGGCGGCCAGGACACGGGTCCTACACCCGTCGAGATCTTCGTGGCGTCGCTGGCCACGTGCGTCGCCCACTACGCCGGGCGCTTCCTCGACCGGCACGGCCTCGATCGCGGAGCACTGCGCGTCACCGCCGTTCACACGATGGCCGCCGACCGCCCTGCGCGCGTCGCCGCACTGACCGTCGACGTCGAAGTGCCCGAACTGCCGCCGGCCCGCGCCAGGGCCCTGGAGGCGGTGGCTTCCCGCTGCACCGTCAAGAACACGCTCGAGCACCCTCCTGCGATCACGGTCCGACTCAACGGTGACGGCCGCGCTCCGCGGCCGGTGCCCAGTTCCGCGGCCGGCGGCGACCGGCCTCGCCGGTGA
- a CDS encoding DUF6411 family protein produces the protein MMAAGIIALCAVLLVLAFVLPRLSRHPQNGAQRVLGTGARAGGKAPGFLGRIFSRSFHSSSRAVGRSGSAGRRARNRLPF, from the coding sequence ATGATGGCTGCCGGAATCATCGCCCTGTGCGCGGTGCTGCTTGTCCTGGCCTTCGTTCTGCCGCGTCTGTCCAGGCACCCGCAGAACGGCGCTCAGCGTGTGCTGGGCACGGGTGCCCGCGCGGGCGGGAAGGCGCCGGGCTTCCTGGGACGCATCTTCAGCAGGTCGTTCCACAGCAGTTCCCGGGCTGTCGGACGGTCCGGATCGGCGGGGCGCCGGGCGAGGAACCGGCTGCCGTTCTGA
- a CDS encoding universal stress protein, translating to MSRTVTVGLDDSPESREAAEWAAREALLRGLPLKVMYVQEHVSRYVARTPLLDLDSHQRWAERMTQESADAIRLRHPGVEVVTEHPTGTAADVLSEAAGFAELLVLGSRGLGRLTGFMVGSVSLGVVARAERPVVLVRTAERADDEHTPDAAGVPSAATPFRPVVLGLDIDRPDDTLLDFAFDAAARRKAPLRAVHAWPEPPPSFYGLSGGAELHERLEREQASLLNEVLHRWRQKFPDVEVIEASRCGNAAQVLVNEARDASLVVVGRRIRSGALGPHIGHVTHSALHHIAAPVAVVAHA from the coding sequence ATGTCCCGAACCGTCACCGTCGGCCTCGACGACTCACCCGAGAGCCGGGAGGCAGCGGAGTGGGCGGCACGCGAGGCACTACTGCGCGGACTTCCCCTGAAGGTCATGTACGTCCAGGAGCACGTGTCGCGGTACGTCGCCCGCACTCCGCTGCTGGACCTCGACAGCCACCAGCGCTGGGCCGAGCGGATGACGCAGGAGTCGGCGGACGCCATACGGCTTCGCCATCCGGGCGTCGAGGTGGTCACCGAGCACCCCACGGGGACCGCGGCTGACGTCCTGAGTGAGGCGGCGGGCTTCGCCGAGCTGCTGGTGCTGGGCTCGCGCGGACTCGGCAGGCTCACGGGGTTCATGGTCGGCTCGGTGAGTCTGGGGGTCGTCGCCCGCGCCGAGCGACCGGTCGTACTGGTACGGACCGCAGAGCGGGCCGACGACGAGCACACGCCGGATGCGGCGGGCGTGCCCTCGGCAGCGACGCCGTTCCGGCCCGTCGTCCTCGGCCTGGACATCGACCGCCCGGACGACACGCTGCTGGACTTCGCCTTCGACGCCGCCGCCCGCAGAAAGGCCCCCCTGCGGGCCGTCCACGCCTGGCCCGAACCGCCGCCTTCCTTCTACGGCCTCTCGGGGGGCGCGGAACTCCATGAAAGGCTCGAGCGCGAACAGGCCTCGCTCCTGAACGAGGTGCTGCATCGCTGGCGGCAGAAGTTCCCGGACGTCGAGGTGATCGAGGCGAGCCGTTGCGGCAACGCCGCGCAGGTCCTCGTCAACGAGGCCCGTGACGCCTCCCTCGTGGTCGTCGGCCGACGCATCCGCTCCGGAGCGCTGGGTCCTCACATCGGCCACGTCACCCACTCCGCCCTGCACCACATCGCCGCTCCCGTGGCGGTCGTCGCCCACGCCTGA
- a CDS encoding CBS domain-containing protein, translating to MTKHSKVGGLMTGEVVSVVPSTPFKEVAKRLAEHDISGLPVLDEDDRVVGVVSETDLLVRQALAANTVRGPRQPGAGIGAVSRDERDAITAGRMMSAPAVTVHADETVAAAARTMLRRCVDRLPVVDDENRLVGIVTRRDLLRVFLRPDPEIRLRVIEEVVVDTMGLAPDAVAVHVVDGRVTLEGALETPAQILVMKKLTEQMDGVVAVTDRLTARGDGSPAAGGVAERSGSSGPRGT from the coding sequence ATGACGAAGCACAGCAAGGTCGGAGGCCTGATGACGGGTGAGGTCGTCTCCGTCGTGCCGTCAACGCCGTTCAAGGAAGTCGCCAAGCGGCTCGCGGAGCACGACATCAGTGGCCTGCCGGTTCTCGACGAGGACGACCGGGTGGTGGGCGTGGTCTCCGAGACCGACCTTCTGGTGCGCCAGGCCCTGGCCGCGAACACGGTACGGGGACCACGGCAGCCCGGAGCGGGAATCGGCGCAGTGAGCCGCGACGAACGCGACGCGATCACAGCAGGCCGGATGATGTCGGCTCCGGCGGTCACCGTCCATGCGGACGAGACCGTCGCCGCGGCCGCACGCACCATGCTGCGGCGCTGCGTCGACCGGCTGCCGGTCGTCGACGACGAGAACCGGCTCGTCGGCATCGTCACCCGGCGAGACCTCCTCCGCGTCTTCCTCCGCCCGGATCCGGAGATCCGCCTGCGGGTGATCGAGGAAGTGGTGGTGGACACGATGGGCCTGGCGCCGGATGCGGTAGCCGTCCATGTCGTCGACGGACGGGTCACCCTGGAGGGTGCGTTGGAGACCCCGGCCCAGATCCTCGTCATGAAGAAGCTCACGGAGCAGATGGACGGGGTGGTCGCCGTGACCGACCGCCTCACCGCCCGGGGCGACGGGTCCCCCGCCGCGGGGGGCGTCGCCGAACGGTCCGGGTCGTCAGGGCCCAGAGGCACCTAG
- a CDS encoding MBL fold metallo-hydrolase RNA specificity domain-containing protein yields MDPMAAGTGAYRFRPPRPALLSFLGGVGTVTGSKFLVESDHARILVDCGLFQGLADLRRRNWRPLPCDAADIHAVVVTHAHLDHCGYLPRLVRNGFRGPILTSPYTARLAEIVLRDSARLQMEQARHANERAWSKHRPARPLYDDHDVETTLTYFDPVPPDKEIEIVAGIRLTLRGAGHILGSTWAHLTLEDGHSLAVSGDLGRPGHPLLRPAEPFSGADVLLVESTYGNRRHDDEAGRARLSDVLTRVLGRGGTVVVPAFAVDRTEVVLHELAGLRRAGVLPVSVPVYVDSPMALAALDVYLEAVRARAPELRPDVATHGAADLGPEPFVVARTVQESIEINRAPGPSVIVSSAGMATGGRVLHHLRRVLPDPRNAVVIVGFAAEGTRARDLVDGARTLKMFGEYVPVRAEIADVPHFSAHPDAGQLLDWLRSAPAPHTTYLVHGEPDAAATLRERIDRELGWTAVVPRSGEAVLVR; encoded by the coding sequence ATGGACCCCATGGCGGCCGGTACCGGCGCGTACCGCTTCCGGCCACCCCGGCCGGCACTCCTGAGCTTCCTCGGCGGCGTGGGCACCGTCACGGGGAGCAAGTTCCTCGTCGAGAGCGACCACGCCCGCATCCTGGTCGACTGCGGACTCTTCCAGGGGCTCGCGGACCTGCGCCGCCGCAACTGGCGTCCGCTGCCGTGCGACGCCGCGGACATCCACGCCGTGGTCGTGACCCACGCCCATCTCGACCACTGCGGCTATCTGCCCCGCCTCGTCCGCAACGGCTTCCGCGGCCCGATACTGACCAGTCCGTACACGGCCCGGCTTGCGGAGATCGTGCTGCGTGACAGCGCGCGCCTCCAGATGGAGCAGGCCCGGCACGCCAATGAGCGGGCCTGGTCCAAGCACCGGCCCGCCAGACCGCTGTACGACGATCACGACGTCGAAACCACGCTGACGTACTTCGACCCGGTGCCACCCGACAAGGAGATCGAGATCGTGGCAGGGATCCGACTGACGCTTCGCGGCGCCGGCCACATCCTCGGATCGACCTGGGCACACCTCACGCTGGAGGACGGGCACAGCCTGGCCGTCAGCGGAGACCTCGGCCGCCCCGGGCACCCGCTGCTCCGCCCGGCCGAGCCCTTCTCCGGCGCGGACGTGCTCCTCGTGGAATCGACGTACGGCAACCGCCGGCACGACGACGAAGCGGGACGCGCCCGCCTCTCCGACGTACTGACCCGTGTGCTCGGCCGCGGCGGCACGGTGGTCGTCCCCGCCTTCGCCGTCGACCGCACCGAGGTCGTCCTGCACGAGCTCGCCGGACTGCGCCGCGCGGGTGTCCTGCCCGTGTCGGTGCCGGTGTACGTGGACAGCCCCATGGCCCTCGCCGCCCTGGACGTGTACCTGGAGGCCGTCCGGGCACGGGCGCCGGAGCTGCGTCCCGACGTCGCCACGCACGGCGCGGCCGACCTCGGCCCGGAGCCGTTCGTGGTCGCACGCACCGTCCAGGAGTCCATCGAGATCAACCGCGCCCCGGGCCCGTCCGTCATCGTCTCCTCGGCCGGCATGGCGACCGGCGGCCGTGTACTGCACCATCTGCGGCGTGTGCTGCCCGATCCGCGCAACGCTGTGGTGATCGTGGGTTTCGCTGCCGAGGGAACCCGGGCCCGGGACCTGGTCGACGGGGCACGCACCCTCAAGATGTTCGGCGAGTACGTGCCCGTGCGCGCCGAGATCGCCGACGTCCCGCACTTCTCGGCGCACCCCGACGCCGGACAGCTCCTGGACTGGCTGCGGAGTGCACCCGCCCCTCACACGACCTACCTGGTGCACGGCGAGCCCGACGCCGCCGCGACCCTGCGCGAGCGCATCGACCGGGAGCTGGGCTGGACCGCGGTCGTGCCCCGGTCGGGGGAAGCCGTCCTCGTACGCTGA
- a CDS encoding Hsp20/alpha crystallin family protein — protein sequence MAVLARKQRFPFPDLPDWFEDFPARFSMPAMADLHSMRIEEYTEDGRHVIRAELPGVEVKDLDVTVEDGILTIKAERTEREVDKHRSEIRYGSITRALALPKSADEGDVRAEYTDGMLTVSVGLGEEKPEPKHIEIKHAT from the coding sequence ATGGCTGTACTCGCACGCAAGCAGAGGTTCCCGTTCCCCGATCTGCCGGACTGGTTCGAGGACTTCCCCGCCCGGTTCAGCATGCCGGCCATGGCCGATCTGCACAGCATGAGGATCGAGGAGTACACGGAGGACGGCAGGCACGTCATCCGCGCGGAGCTCCCGGGCGTCGAGGTGAAGGATCTGGACGTGACCGTGGAGGACGGCATCCTCACCATCAAGGCGGAACGCACTGAGCGCGAAGTGGACAAACACCGCAGTGAGATCAGGTACGGATCGATCACCCGAGCTCTCGCCCTGCCGAAGAGTGCCGACGAGGGCGACGTCCGCGCCGAGTACACGGACGGCATGCTCACGGTGAGCGTGGGTTTGGGCGAGGAGAAGCCGGAACCCAAGCACATCGAGATCAAGCACGCCACGTGA
- a CDS encoding ATP-binding protein encodes MACDAAGIERPEAVFDREAEWKALTAFVTDQRPGPALGLVTGRRRQGKTYLLEALARATGAFLFRAHEGTERESLQRLAEAFAGHTGSPRVPAWRNWDDAVDALLGSGGKNPAPVVIDQFPDLVRQSPALPSVVHRAFTRAGHTLRTRLLLGGDSSLVANRLFTDHSALRELAGMSITVEPFDFRQAAAFWDIDDPRLATLLHTVVGGTPAHRSLASGEGPTGFEDFDAWMCRTVLSPRTPLHWEATRLLNEEADQQDRPLCHSILTAVVLGHATTWAVTRHVSRPLTDVSHALRLLEHCGLLRGEPDAFLTSALRYRIAEPLLAFDHAVVAPHRSTLEEEATDGAWERLSSDFHGTAVPAAFAQLCRDWALRFADPDTFGAPVATAAHGTLPRGESGPEREAEVVVRGGGGHRPLLSVGQTRWNEIMDIHHLDRLRHVLAVLAVRGEDISRTKPACYGGAGFSPRLRAAEDRGEVVLVDLDRLYHGG; translated from the coding sequence GTGGCATGCGACGCAGCCGGTATCGAACGGCCGGAGGCCGTGTTCGACCGAGAGGCCGAGTGGAAGGCGCTGACGGCCTTCGTGACCGACCAGCGGCCCGGGCCCGCTCTCGGCCTGGTCACGGGTCGGCGCAGGCAGGGGAAGACGTATCTGCTGGAGGCGCTGGCGAGAGCGACCGGGGCCTTCCTCTTCAGGGCACACGAAGGCACGGAACGGGAGAGCCTCCAGCGTCTTGCCGAGGCGTTCGCCGGCCACACCGGGTCACCGCGCGTGCCGGCATGGCGCAATTGGGACGACGCCGTCGACGCGCTGCTCGGGTCCGGCGGCAAGAACCCTGCTCCCGTCGTCATCGACCAGTTTCCGGATCTCGTCAGGCAGAGCCCCGCCCTCCCCTCCGTCGTCCACCGAGCCTTCACACGGGCCGGGCACACCCTGCGCACCCGGCTCCTGCTCGGCGGCGACTCGTCTCTGGTGGCGAACAGGCTGTTCACCGACCACTCGGCACTGCGCGAACTGGCCGGGATGTCGATCACCGTCGAGCCCTTCGACTTCCGGCAGGCGGCGGCCTTCTGGGACATCGACGATCCGCGCCTGGCCACGCTCCTGCACACGGTGGTCGGCGGCACCCCTGCTCACCGCAGCCTTGCGTCCGGCGAGGGTCCCACCGGATTCGAGGACTTCGACGCCTGGATGTGCAGGACCGTCCTCAGCCCGAGGACCCCCCTCCACTGGGAGGCCACCCGGCTCCTGAACGAGGAGGCGGATCAGCAGGACCGCCCCTTGTGCCATTCGATTCTGACGGCGGTGGTCCTCGGCCACGCCACCACCTGGGCCGTCACACGGCACGTGAGCCGACCCCTGACGGACGTCTCGCACGCCCTGCGGCTCCTCGAGCACTGCGGACTTCTCCGAGGCGAACCGGACGCGTTCCTCACCTCGGCACTCCGGTACCGCATCGCCGAGCCGCTGCTGGCCTTCGACCACGCGGTGGTCGCCCCTCATCGTTCGACCCTGGAGGAGGAGGCCACCGACGGTGCCTGGGAGAGGCTCTCGTCCGACTTCCACGGCACCGCCGTGCCTGCTGCCTTCGCGCAGCTCTGCCGCGACTGGGCGCTTCGCTTCGCGGACCCCGACACGTTCGGGGCGCCTGTCGCCACCGCTGCCCACGGCACCCTGCCACGCGGGGAGAGCGGTCCGGAGCGCGAGGCCGAGGTGGTCGTTCGCGGCGGGGGAGGCCACCGGCCCCTGCTGTCCGTGGGTCAGACCCGATGGAACGAGATCATGGACATCCATCATCTGGACCGCCTGCGCCATGTGCTCGCCGTCCTCGCCGTGCGGGGCGAGGACATCAGCCGGACGAAACCCGCCTGCTACGGCGGCGCGGGCTTCAGCCCCCGGCTCCGCGCGGCCGAGGACCGGGGAGAGGTGGTGCTCGTCGACCTCGATCGGCTCTATCACGGTGGGTGA
- a CDS encoding CBS domain-containing protein produces MQHRRISEVMTRRVVTVNHDSSFKEIVRLFDDNDITAAPVVDDDGRPLGVVSEGDLLRKASSLPDPDGRWTRLRLLPMDEARAEAETAGAMMTSPAVTARPDWNIVETARTMDRHKVKRLPVVDESGRIVGLVSRRDLLRPFLRRDEAIAEEIRTEVLDRTLGVAPDSVRVSVHQGVVTLTGRVAERADIPVVERLCRSVDGVVAVHHTLEYEYDNLALDVEPPSEHPATAAGTRERPA; encoded by the coding sequence ATGCAGCACCGCAGGATCTCGGAGGTGATGACACGGCGTGTCGTCACGGTGAACCACGACTCGTCCTTCAAGGAGATCGTGAGACTCTTCGACGACAACGACATCACGGCCGCACCGGTGGTGGACGACGACGGCCGGCCTCTGGGCGTCGTCTCCGAGGGAGACCTGCTGCGCAAGGCGTCGAGCCTGCCGGACCCGGACGGACGTTGGACCCGGCTGCGACTTCTGCCCATGGACGAGGCGCGGGCGGAGGCCGAGACCGCCGGGGCCATGATGACCTCCCCCGCCGTCACCGCCAGGCCGGACTGGAACATCGTCGAGACGGCACGGACCATGGACCGCCACAAGGTGAAGCGACTGCCGGTCGTCGACGAGAGCGGCAGGATCGTGGGCCTCGTGAGCCGACGTGACCTGCTGCGCCCCTTCCTGCGCCGCGACGAGGCCATCGCCGAGGAAATCAGGACGGAGGTGCTCGACCGCACCCTCGGAGTCGCGCCCGACAGCGTTCGGGTGTCCGTCCACCAAGGGGTGGTCACCCTCACCGGCCGGGTTGCCGAACGCGCCGACATCCCGGTCGTCGAACGGCTCTGCCGCTCGGTGGACGGGGTGGTCGCCGTGCACCACACGCTGGAGTACGAGTACGACAACCTGGCCCTGGACGTCGAGCCCCCGAGCGAGCACCCGGCGACGGCGGCCGGCACACGCGAACGCCCGGCATGA
- a CDS encoding AAA family ATPase, which translates to MHPAVAETHTAVVVFVGDRAYKAKKPVDMGFLDFSSASARQRACIREVELNRRFSPDVYEGVGEFRGPGGLQPEPVVVMRRMPGSRRLSHLVAVGAPVTEHVRQVARLLATCHARSSRSADISRDGTRDALLSRWEAGIAQVRELGEGVAPMPSLEETEERVRRYLAGREDLFDRRIRQSRVVDGHGDLLAEDIFCLDDGPRLLDCLEFDDTLRHVDGLDDAAFLAMDLERLGAPDTAAYFLSCYSEYAGDPAPTSLWHHYVAYRAFVREKVSVLRARQGAPEARAEAARLAGITVGHLRTSAVRMILVGGLPGSGKSTLAAELADRLGFTLLSSDRVRKELSGKPPEAPAGAEYGGGIYSPSWTRRTYGELVARATALLSAGESVVVDATWTSRELRDRAADAARLCSADLVPLVCSVPQAVADRRLTVRRPGPSDADAAVAQAMARAADPWPEAVQVDTGGVLATAVGQALAAIHPEGAGQRPPFRRPYMTPG; encoded by the coding sequence CTGCATCCGGCCGTCGCCGAGACGCACACGGCGGTCGTGGTGTTCGTCGGAGACCGGGCGTACAAGGCGAAGAAGCCCGTCGACATGGGGTTCCTCGACTTCAGCAGCGCATCCGCCCGTCAGCGGGCGTGCATCCGGGAGGTCGAGCTGAACCGGCGCTTCTCCCCTGATGTGTACGAGGGAGTGGGTGAGTTCCGAGGGCCGGGGGGCCTCCAGCCGGAGCCGGTCGTCGTGATGCGTCGGATGCCCGGCTCCCGTCGGCTCTCACACCTCGTGGCCGTCGGCGCCCCCGTCACGGAGCACGTGCGTCAGGTGGCGCGGCTGCTGGCGACCTGCCACGCCCGCTCGTCCCGCAGCGCGGACATCTCACGGGACGGCACCAGGGACGCTCTTCTCTCGCGGTGGGAGGCCGGCATCGCGCAGGTGCGCGAACTGGGAGAAGGCGTCGCTCCCATGCCCAGCCTCGAGGAGACCGAGGAGCGGGTGCGGCGCTACCTCGCAGGGCGTGAGGACCTGTTCGACCGCCGCATCCGACAGAGCCGAGTGGTGGACGGGCACGGGGATCTGCTGGCCGAGGACATCTTCTGTCTGGACGACGGGCCGCGGCTGCTGGACTGTCTCGAGTTCGACGACACACTTCGCCACGTCGACGGTCTCGACGACGCGGCATTCCTCGCCATGGACCTGGAACGTCTCGGCGCGCCGGACACGGCGGCATACTTCCTCTCCTGCTACAGCGAGTACGCCGGCGACCCGGCCCCCACCTCGCTCTGGCATCACTACGTCGCCTACCGGGCCTTCGTCAGGGAGAAGGTGTCCGTCCTCCGCGCCCGCCAAGGAGCGCCCGAGGCCCGTGCGGAGGCCGCACGACTGGCCGGGATCACCGTGGGCCACCTGCGCACCTCAGCAGTGCGCATGATTCTGGTCGGCGGGCTTCCCGGCTCCGGCAAGTCCACCCTGGCCGCCGAGCTCGCGGACCGGCTGGGCTTCACTCTGCTCAGCAGTGACCGGGTCCGGAAGGAGCTGTCCGGGAAGCCGCCGGAGGCGCCGGCCGGAGCGGAGTACGGCGGAGGCATCTACTCCCCGTCGTGGACCCGGCGGACATACGGCGAACTGGTCGCACGAGCCACGGCACTGCTTTCCGCCGGTGAATCGGTCGTCGTCGACGCCACCTGGACGTCCCGCGAGTTGCGCGACAGGGCGGCTGACGCGGCGCGCCTGTGCAGCGCCGACCTGGTCCCGCTCGTCTGCTCCGTGCCGCAGGCGGTCGCCGACCGCAGGCTGACCGTGCGGCGCCCGGGCCCGTCCGACGCCGACGCCGCCGTCGCGCAGGCGATGGCAAGGGCGGCCGATCCGTGGCCCGAGGCGGTGCAGGTGGACACGGGCGGAGTTCTCGCCACGGCGGTCGGACAGGCGCTGGCGGCGATCCACCCCGAGGGAGCCGGACAGCGGCCGCCGTTCCGGCGCCCCTACATGACGCCCGGCTGA
- a CDS encoding DinB family protein, whose translation MYDDLERVRRTFHHLLDTASESDLARPTSGTRWNNEQLLWHMLFGYMVTVRLLFLARLFGRLPAVVGRWFARLLDASTVPFDLINHLGPCGAVKVYGRRRMGAAFDDLVDTLHRKLVAEPEDALACGMHYPTRWDPFFKDFMTLADIYRYPTQHFDFHHAQLTLDGGAAGAEGAGSPG comes from the coding sequence GTGTACGACGACCTCGAGCGGGTCCGGCGGACCTTCCATCATCTCCTCGACACCGCCTCCGAGTCCGACCTGGCCCGACCCACCAGCGGAACCCGGTGGAACAACGAGCAGTTGCTGTGGCACATGCTCTTCGGCTACATGGTCACCGTGCGGCTGCTGTTCCTGGCGCGCTTGTTCGGGCGGCTTCCCGCGGTCGTGGGGAGGTGGTTCGCCCGGCTGCTGGATGCGTCGACGGTGCCGTTCGACCTCATCAACCATCTCGGTCCGTGCGGGGCCGTCAAGGTCTACGGGCGGCGCCGGATGGGCGCCGCGTTCGACGACCTCGTCGACACACTGCACCGCAAGCTCGTGGCGGAGCCCGAGGATGCCCTTGCCTGCGGGATGCACTACCCCACGCGCTGGGATCCGTTCTTCAAGGACTTCATGACGCTCGCCGACATCTACCGCTACCCGACGCAGCATTTCGACTTCCACCACGCCCAACTCACCTTGGACGGTGGCGCCGCCGGCGCTGAGGGCGCCGGTTCCCCGGGCTGA
- a CDS encoding CBS domain-containing protein, with amino-acid sequence MRHRHVADLMTPDAVTVPPGTTFKEIARLLDEFGISAVPVVDVDGRPLGVVSEADLVRRQASGGGAPTAEGLMTSPAVVARPEWSVVKAARVMDRHRIKRLPVTDDAGRVIGVLSRSDLIQLFLRRDRAIQEEILEDVLTRTLRLSPSALSVEVTDGRVTLSGTVPRRSLVPVTVRLCESVDGVVDVTGRLTFTWDDTVDTSNQPTAAAGEAPHGAR; translated from the coding sequence ATGAGGCACCGGCACGTTGCCGACCTGATGACTCCTGATGCCGTCACCGTCCCTCCCGGCACCACTTTCAAGGAGATCGCCCGGTTGCTCGACGAGTTCGGCATCAGCGCCGTACCCGTGGTCGATGTCGACGGGCGACCGCTGGGCGTGGTGTCCGAAGCGGATCTGGTGCGCCGTCAGGCGTCCGGTGGGGGCGCTCCCACGGCCGAGGGACTCATGACGAGTCCCGCCGTCGTCGCGCGTCCGGAGTGGAGCGTGGTCAAGGCCGCCAGAGTGATGGACAGACACCGGATCAAGCGGCTTCCGGTGACCGACGACGCCGGCCGCGTGATCGGAGTGCTCAGCCGCAGCGATCTGATCCAGCTGTTCCTCCGAAGGGACAGGGCGATCCAGGAGGAGATCCTCGAGGACGTCCTCACCCGTACGCTCCGTCTGTCGCCGTCAGCGCTCTCCGTCGAGGTCACGGACGGCCGGGTGACTCTCAGCGGCACGGTTCCGCGCAGGAGTCTGGTTCCCGTGACCGTGAGACTCTGCGAGAGCGTCGACGGTGTCGTGGACGTCACCGGCCGGCTGACCTTCACCTGGGACGACACCGTGGACACCTCGAACCAGCCGACCGCCGCGGCCGGCGAGGCGCCCCACGGAGCGCGGTGA
- a CDS encoding universal stress protein: protein MTSDSGVLPIMYGVDAAQPADAALDWAADEAARCGVRLHLVHALLPVTHHVRGAEETAHHKAMRALGEEALDKAAGRARERHPHLDVTMSVVPGNPAPVLVRKSAHAHTVVLGSRRLGRLAEVLSVASTVVPVSAHAACPVVVVPEADRTVEDPPFVVVGVDDSESADAAVDYACGAAVRSGASVRAVWAWQRPRFGFCDEEAAREACERHLYAATERRSGAWADVSLRREVLTGHPVDVLAGAAEHALALVVGRRGREGFAGMRLGSVPHGLLHRALCPVVTVPA from the coding sequence ATGACGTCCGACAGCGGAGTACTCCCGATCATGTACGGCGTCGACGCGGCACAGCCCGCCGACGCAGCCCTGGACTGGGCCGCCGACGAAGCCGCGCGCTGCGGAGTGCGTCTCCATCTCGTGCACGCACTGCTGCCCGTGACCCATCACGTCCGGGGTGCCGAGGAGACGGCACATCACAAGGCCATGCGCGCGCTCGGTGAGGAAGCGCTCGACAAAGCGGCGGGGCGAGCACGGGAACGCCATCCGCACCTCGATGTCACGATGTCCGTCGTGCCGGGCAACCCGGCTCCGGTCCTGGTACGGAAGTCCGCGCACGCTCACACGGTCGTTCTGGGGTCCCGACGTCTGGGCCGCCTGGCCGAGGTGCTCAGCGTGGCCTCGACGGTCGTTCCGGTGAGCGCCCATGCCGCCTGTCCGGTGGTGGTGGTGCCGGAAGCCGACCGCACGGTGGAGGACCCGCCGTTCGTCGTCGTGGGGGTGGACGACAGCGAGTCGGCCGACGCCGCGGTGGACTACGCCTGCGGGGCCGCAGTGCGGTCCGGGGCCTCGGTGCGCGCGGTGTGGGCATGGCAGCGGCCACGATTCGGCTTCTGCGACGAGGAAGCCGCGAGGGAGGCATGCGAACGCCACCTGTACGCGGCGACCGAGAGGCGGTCCGGTGCGTGGGCCGACGTCTCCCTGCGCCGTGAGGTGCTGACCGGCCACCCGGTCGACGTACTGGCCGGCGCCGCCGAGCACGCGCTGGCCCTCGTCGTCGGCCGCCGGGGACGGGAGGGCTTCGCCGGGATGCGACTGGGCTCCGTCCCTCACGGCCTGCTGCACCGGGCCCTCTGCCCGGTGGTGACCGTTCCCGCCTAG